One Mercurialis annua linkage group LG3, ddMerAnnu1.2, whole genome shotgun sequence DNA window includes the following coding sequences:
- the LOC126675553 gene encoding protein LPA2 gives MALHIHSPSYLINKKSNHHPLLYSPPKFKFTVQSQTPTPDPEPGSASPATEKPTPPGLGFGPSTTNNPASVSSKKKKQKGKRERASIIRRTPLEKPTFASQEIGEDKANEQSRNESAFLLAWLGLGGIILIQGLVLAASGLLPDEWDRFFVKYLYPSFTPTVGLFVAGTVAYGVIKYLQNEQLKDQK, from the exons atggCGCTACATATCCACTCACCTTCTTATCTCATCAACAAAAAATCCAATCATCATCCTCTTCTATACTCTCCACCCAAATTCAAATTCACAGTCCAATCCCAAACCCCCACTCCTGACCCGGAACCCGGCAGCGCTTCACCAGCAACAGAGAAACCCACTCCGCCTGGGCTAGGTTTTGGCCCATCAACTACTAATAATCCAGCTTCAGTTTCAAGTAAGAAGAAGAAACAGAAGGGTAAAAGAGAGAGAGCGTCCATAATTAGACGGACACCTCTTGAGAAACCAACGTTTGCTAGCCAAGAGATTGGTGAGGATAAAGCTAATGAGCAGAGTAGAAATGAAAGCGCGTTTCTTCTTGCTTGGTTAGGTCTTGGCGGTATTATTCTTATTCAGGGCCTTGTGCTTGCTGCATCAG GCTTGCTACCTGATGAATGGGACAGGTTTTTTGTGAAGTATTTATACCCATCTTTCACACCAACAGTCGGCTTGTTTGTCGCTGGAACTGTTGCATATGGAGTGATCAAGTACCTGCAGAACGAGCAACTTAAAGACCAAAAATAG
- the LOC126672959 gene encoding uncharacterized protein LOC126672959 — protein MDPPQDNTLPATNREDRETEPPALNLFPPTSEEGETSDPLAIRQTMPPIAIAPDEGPINNQAMFKAFLEITSLLKDIKQSISLKSPEQGSAKSPVQKSTSTMDKGKEPMREEDAPENSARKQNAPIIIPDEERWMDEQHTLKGGEEHLEEKVRQVMSRLGIRCEDVDISLRSDSPLADFIISHEFPTKFRYPPNLESYDGTGCPKSHIHKFQAVINVQTNLDHVLCKLFPTTLKGLAQEWYQSLKPGSVLTFKQFSGLFQARFVACIPQKKLSTDLLAIMQWEGETLRKYVERFNKEAMQIEDLSQEIAYTALLNGTTNSDLRKELLAKSPKSFTTLMTIAHTQIRVDDGQREIENRLGRVEERTFAERRNGDRSPIGKRFGEKGNDHFRNKRKKDEDRRYTPLNTTRTNVLFWVKDSREKVRWPRKMNVASASKRDNSKYCEFHRDNGHTTDECWHLKEEIEKLIERGSLSQFVKRDTEARETESERKKERKEEIARRPRPEPAGVVNVIMGGSTGGDSNTTRKKAARTVYSVSPGAPNAKKFRSVSFSEVDSHGLSVPHEDALVVKGRLNNFEVSRMLVDTGSSVNMITMEVFGRIGLKKENLTHITTPLVGLGGKSVQVEGSLEINIQLGDGEIYKEIRAEFMVVNMDFAYNAILGRPLLHDTCASICMRYLLMKIPTREGDAEVRGCQKSAREAYFTALRKVHITLPVLTMEPPEKKERAEHYGRTEKIELSPGKEIEVGDELEEKIRRSLTENLRSLGDSFAWTTDELIGVDPDVICHRLNIATDAKAVIQKKRRHSPEKQLAIAEEIARLKAANVIKDAYYPKWVANVVMVKKSNGTYRMCVDFTDLNKACPKDSFPLPHIDQLVDSTAGHALYTFLDAKAGYHQIPMAPEDQEKTAFITDQGLFCYKMMPFGLKNAGATYQRLVNSIFRDQIGKHMEVYVDDMIIKSIRAEDHPTDVKIVLETLKRYQLKLNPEKCVFGVPAGKFLGYMVSQRGIEANPDKIEAVLKMTPPRSIHEVQKLNGRITALGRFMSCSAKRCLPFFKTLKQIKNFTWTAECQQAFEELKSFLSSPPLLARPDPGDVLYLYISCSDETIAAVLVSEKGGEQYPIYYISKVLRDAELRYPKLEKLALCVYTATIKLRHYFEGHQVIVRTDQPLRKILQKAETSGRIAEWAVKIGSLGVIYEARKALKAQALADFFAELTFKEPMEDKTTPWEMHVDGAVCGEGAGIGVVLKGPGKIQMEYSARLEFPASNNVAEYEALITGLQLCEELNISEVQICSDSQLVVNQVSGNFEVKEATLKKYAKQAKTFFANNGRSWSLQQIPRAMNGRSDELAKWAATKNYDPMRNIPHEIKRQPSFQEEVEEGEVLMVEGEETWMSPLTAYLANGILPEDKKEAKRIVILSSKFGIYNGQLYKRSFTHPWLRCVNKEEGEYIMKELHEGTCGAHDGASTLVRKALLQGYYWPTMKEQATTLVRGCWPCQQHALVPRKQASEMKPIGSAWPFAQWGMDILGPLPLATGQRKFLVVAIDHFTKWIEAEPLFDSAKFRKFCAEYQIDLRFTSVYHPQSNGQTEVANRILLAGLKRRLDECKGRWVEELYSVLWNYRTTPRESTGETPFALAYGTEAVIPVEIGAPTPRTEDNQLNLEENEEELRNNLDLLVEKINRSDIRMEAYRQKMAKHFNSHVKKRKFKLGDLVMRKTEVKKGEAGSGKLQPNWEGPYTISEVIKEGTFKLTNSMGRIIPRTWNANNLRKI, from the exons ATGGATCCCCCACAAGATAATACTCTACCAGCTACCAACCGAGAAGACAGGGAAACAGAACCACCGGCCCTAAATCTGTTTCCCCCAACCagcgaagaaggagaaaccagcGACCCCCTGGCGATAAGACAGACGATGCCTCCGATAGCCATAGCACCAGATGAAGGGCCAATCAACAACCAAGCAATGTTCAAGGCTTTCCTAGAAATCACCAGTCTACTCAAAGATATCAAACAGAGTATCTCGTTAAAATCGCCAGAACAGGGATCAGCGAAATCACCAGTACAGAAGTCAACGTCAACCATGGACAAGGGAAAAGAACCAATGCGAGAGGAAGATGCCCCTGAAAATTCCGCAAGGAAACAAAATGCCCCCATCATAATTCCAGACGAAGAACGTTGGATGGATGAACAACACACCCTCAAAGGCGGAGAAGAGCATCTGGAGGAAAAAGTCCGCCAAGTCATGAGCAGGCTTGGAATAAGATGTGAAGACGTGGACATCTCTCTTCGAAGTGACTCACCACTCGCAGATTTCATCATCTCTCACGAGTTCCCTACAAAGTTCAGATACCCCCCAAATTTGGAGTCGTACGATGGAACAGGCTGTCCCAAGAGCCATATTCACAAATTCCAAGCGGTGATCAATGTTCAGACAAACTTGGATCACGTACTATGTAAACTTTTTCCTACTACCTTAAAAGGTCTGGCGCAGGAATGGTACCAGAGTTTAAAGCCAGGATCAGTACTGACGTTCAAACAATTCTCAGGACTTTTTCAGGCTAGATTCGTAGCATGCATCCCTCAAAAGAAGCTATCCACAGATCTGCTGGCCATCATGCAATGGGAAGGAGAGACACTCAGGAAGTACGTAGAAAGATTCAATAAGGAGGCGATGCAGATAGAAGACCTGAGCCAGGAGATCGCCTACACAGCATTACTCAATGGAACTACCAACTCCGACCTACGAAAGGAATTATTggctaaatcaccaaaatcattTACCACACTGATGACCATCGCACATACACAGATCAGGGTGGATGATGGCCAGAGAGAAATAGAGAATCGCCTCGGACGGGTAGAAGAACGAACGTTTGCAGAAAGAAGAAATGGGGACAGATCGCCCATAGGAAAGAGGTTCGGAGAAAAAGGCAATGACCATTTCAGaaacaaaaggaaaaaagacGAAGATAGGCGATATACGCCCCTGAACACAACCAGAACCAACGTACTGTTTTGGGTAAAAGACAGCCGAGAGAAGGTCAGATGGCCAAGGAAGATGAACGTTGCATCAGCCAGCAAAAGAGACAATAGCAAATACTGTGAATTTCACAGAGACAACGGCCACACCACAGATGAATGCTGGCACCTGAAGGAGGAGATAGAGAAATTGATAGAAAGGGGATCCCTTTCCCAGTTCGTAAAAAGGGACACCGAAGCCAGAGAGACAgaatcagaaagaaagaaagagcggAAAGAAGAAATCGCCAGAAGACCCAGACCAGAGCCAGCAGGCGTGGTTAATGTAATAATGGGCGGATCGACCGGAGGAGACAGCAATACTACAAGGAAGAAAGCTGCAAGAACAGTCTACTCGGTTAGCCCAGGTGCACCGAATGCTAAGAAATTCAGAAGCGTATCTTTTTCGGAGGTCGATAGTCATGGCTTATCAGTCCCCCATGAGGACGCCCTAGTTGTCAAGGGGCGACTCAACAATTTCGAGGTATCTCGGATGCTCGTAGACACGGGAAGTTCGGTAAACATGATCACGATGGAGGTGTTCGGCAGAATTGGGctcaagaaagaaaatttgacaCATATTACTACTCCACTAGTGGGACTAGGAGGCAAATCTGTACAGGTGGAAGGATCACTGGAGATAAACATCCAACTGGGGGATGGAGAGATCTACAAAGAGATCCGAGCAGAATTCATGGTGGTCAATATGGATTTCGCATACAATGCAATTCTCGGAAGGCCACTCTTGCACGATACATGCGCATCCATTTGCATGAGGTACCTACTGATGAAAATCCCAACCAGAGAAGGCGATGCCGAAGTCAGAGGATGCCAAAAGTCAGCCAGAGAAGCATACTTTACAGCTCTCAGGAAGGTACATATAACCTTGCCAGTACTAACAATGGAACCTCCAGAGAAGAAGGAAAGGGCGGAGCATTATGGGCGAACTGAGAAAATCGAATTATCCCCAGGAAAGGAGATAGAAGTGGGAGATGAGCTGGAAGAAAAAATCAGACGATCTCTGACCGAAAACCTCAGATCGCTTGGAGACTCCTTTGCCTGGACAACAGACGAATTGATCGGAGTAGACCCGGACGTCATATGTCATCGGTTAAACATAGCGACCGACGCGAAGGCAGTGATACAAAAGAAGAGAAGGCACTCGCCCGAAAAACAACTCGCCATCGCAGAAGAGATCGCCCGGTTAAAAGCAGCAAACGTGATCAAAGACGCCTATTACCCCAAGTGGGTAGCAAATGTGGTGATGGTAAAAAAGTCCAATGGCACTTACCGAATGTGCGTGGACTTCACAGATCTGAATAAAGCATGTCCCAAAGATAGTTTCCCACTTCCACACATTGATCAGTTAGTAGACTCCACAGCAGGTCACGCCCTCTACACATTCCTAGATGCCAAGGCGGGATATCACCAGATACCCATGGCACCTGAAGATCAGGAGAAGACGGCCTTCATAACGGACCAGGGATTATTTTGTTACAAGATGATGCCCTTCGGTTTGAAGAACGCAGGAGCCACATATCAGCGGCTGGTGAACTCAATATTCAGAGATCAGATAGGAAAacacatggaagtttatgtggatgacatgattATCAAGAGCATCCGAGCTGAAGACCACCCAACAGATGTGAAGATAGTCCTGGAGACGTTAAAGAGATACCAGCTAAAACTCAATCCGGAAAAGTGCGTATTCGGAGTACCGGCAGGCAAGTTCTTGGGGTACATGGTCTCTCAGAGGGGTATCGAGGCTAACCCAGATAAAATCGAAGCGGTCTTAAAAATGACACCGCCACGGAGCATACATGAAGTCCAGAAGCTCAACGGCCGGATCACTGCTCTAGGTCGGTTCATGTCCTGCTCGGCAAAACGATGCCTGCCTTTCTTCAAAACCCTGAAACAGATCAAGAACTTCACATGGACCGCAGAATGCCAGCAGGCGTTTGAAGAATTGAAAAGCTTCCTATCCTCGCCCCCACTGTTGGCGAGACCGGATCCGGGCGAcgtgttatatttatacatctcttGCTCTGACGAAACAATAGCAGCAGTATTGGTGTCGGAAAAAGGAGGCGAACAATACCCGATCTACTATATTAGCAAAGTACTCAGAGATGCGGAGCTGAGATACCCGAAGTTGGAGAAGCTGGCGCTATGCGTATACACCGCCACCATCAAGCTCCGACATTACTTCGAAGGACACCAAGTCATTGTACGGACCGACCAACCACTACGAAAAATCCTCCAGAAGGCAGAAACAAGTGGACGCATAGCAGAATGGGCCGTCAAAATAGGAAGTCTGGGCGTTATCTATGAAGCTCGGAAAGCACTGAAAGCACAAGCACTAGCCGACTTCTTCGCTGAACTAACATTCAAAGAACCCATGGAGGACAAAACGACTCCCTGGGAGATGCACGTCGATGGAGCAGTTTGCGGAGAAGGAGCAGGCATCGGAGTCGTGCTCAAAGGACCAGGAAAAATCCAAATGGAATACTCAGCAAGACTCGAGTTTCCAGCCTCCAACAACGTTGCGGAATATGAGGCGCTGATAACAGGGTTGCAACTATGCGAAGAGCTCAACATCTCCGAAGTCCAGATCTGCAGTGATTCACAACTGGTCGTGAACCAAGTCTCGGGGAACTTCGAGGTAAAGGAAGCTACATTGAAGAAGTACGCCAAGCAGGCCAAAACCTTCTTTGCCAATAATGGGCGATCCTGGTCGCTACAGCAAATACCCAGAGCAATGAATGGAAGATCCGACGAATTGGCAAAGTGGGCAGCAACGAAGAATTACGACCCAATGAGAAACATTCCTCATGAAATCAAACGACAACCTAGCTTTCAAGAAGAAGTTGAAGAAGGCGAAGTACTGATGGTAGAAGGGGAAGAAACCTGGATGTCCCCCCTCACAGCATACCTGGCTAATGGAATACTCCCCGAGGATAAGAAGGAAGCCAAAAGGATAGTGATACTTTCATCAAAGTTCGGAATATACAACGGCCAGCTGTACAAACGGTCATTCACCCATCCCTGGCTAAGATGTGTGAACAAAGAAGAAGGGGAGTACATCATGAAAGAATTACATGAGGGGACCTGCGGAGCACATGACGGAGCATCAACACTGGTCAGGAAAGCACTACTACAAGGCTATTATTGGCCCACGATGAAAGAACAAGCTACAACGCTAGTAAGGGGATGCTGGCCTTGCCAGCAACATGCCTTGGTACCAAGAAAGCAAGCTTCAGAAATGAAACCCATCGGCAGTGCATGGCCGTTCGCCCAGTGGGGTATGGACATCCTGGGACCTCTCCCTTTGGCGACAGGACAACGGAAGTTCCTAGTAGTGGCAATCGACCACTTCACCAAATGGATAGAAGCGGAACCACTG ttcgacTCAGCAAAGTTTAGAAAGTTTTGTGCCGAGTATCAAATCGACCTAAGGTTCACTTCGGTTTACCATCCACAATCGAATGGGCAAACCGAAGTGGCCAACAGAATCCTACTGGCCGGACTAAAAAGAAGACTAGACGAGTGCAAAGGAAGATGGGTAGAAGAACTCTACAGTGTCCTATGGAATTACCGTACCACCCCTAGAGAATCAACGGGCGAAACACCATTCGCCCTAGCCTATGGAACGGAGGCTGTAATCCCTGTAGAGATCGGCGCACCCACGCCAAGGACAGAAGACAACCAGCTAAACCTAGAAGAAAACGAAGAAGAGCTCAGGAACAATCTAGATCTCCTGGTTGAAAAAATCAACAGATCAGACATCAGGATGGAAGCCTACAGACAAAAgatggccaaacatttcaacagccatgtaaagaaaagaaaattcaaactagGCGACCTAGTCATGCGAAAAACCGAAgtcaaaaaaggagaagcaGGAAGTGGAAAACTGCAgccaaactgggaaggaccttacACCATCAGCGAGGTCATCAAAGAAGGAACATTTAAACTCACCAACTCCATGGGAAGAATCATACCAAGGACATGGAACGCCAACAACTTGAGGAAAATTTAG